A single region of the Aquarana catesbeiana isolate 2022-GZ linkage group LG07, ASM4218655v1, whole genome shotgun sequence genome encodes:
- the LOC141102652 gene encoding calcium homeostasis modulator protein 3-like isoform X2 has product MGPTKPWMDFSRSSGHRMGSLSVFVLLLFVKTLLVFSHRCPGQIVSGRAYGLLYFILPVVFLFILGLLLRPRRSPGLFSTRCCSFRYFLYVTVQAGKAPLIWILLSMIDDRYLVCLAENINRYKYEYYMEPSRAIVQIVGLAGLVVLLILDYGIPQSTWAQNYFSYYFQKRNEDLILEEVEVVLQQKAKEKRKAFVEDLIRSDWDQLSPEELFKKGTVPELVWKYKEMVQKKCAEGSQELNDAKHVI; this is encoded by the exons ATGGGTCCTACAAAGCCATGGATGGATTTCTCCCGTTCCTCCGGTCACCGGATGGGAAGCTTGTCTGTCTTCGTTCTGCTGCTCTTTGTGAAGACTCTTCTGGTTTTCTCACACAGATGTCCTGGACAGATAGTGAGCGGCAGAGCCTACGGCCTCCTCTACTTCATCCTGCCGGTCGTCTTCCTGTTCATTCTGGGCTTGTTGCTGAGGCCGAGAAGATCTCCGGGTTTGTTTTCCACAAGGTGTTGCTCCTTCCGCTACTTCTTGTATGTGACGGTTCAGGCCGGGAAGGCTCCGCTCATCTGGATTCTGCTGTCTATGATCGACGACCGATATCTTGTATGCCTTGCAGAGAATATAAACAGATATAAATATGAATATTATATGGAACCCTCTCGTGCGATTGTCCAG atTGTCGGTCTAGCAGGCCTGGTTGTACTTTTGATTTTGGATTACGGAATACCGCAGTCCACATGGGCACAGAATTACTTCTCCTACTACTTCCAGAAGCGGAATGAAGATCTCATCCTGGAGGAAGTGGAGGTTGTGCTACAACAGAAAGCGAAGGAGAAAAGGAAGGCCTTTGTGGAGGACTTGATCCGATCTGATTGGGATCAGTTATCACCCGAAGAACTCTTTAAGAAGGGGACGGTGCCGGAGCTCGTGTGGAAGTATAAGGAGATGGTGCAGAAAAAATGTGCTGAGGGTAGTCAGGAGCTAAATGATGCAAAACATGTTATATAA
- the LOC141102652 gene encoding uncharacterized protein isoform X1, translated as MGPAKIQMVFSCSSGQMGSLSVFVLLLFVKTLLGLSFSCLTNNEETKVYALVYFVLPVIFLFILGLLLRPRRSPGLFTSRCCSFEYFLYVMVQAGKAPLIWILLSMINDQYLVCFVANSYSRELNIGPLMQSIHVYVQIVGLAGLVVLLILDYGIPQSTWAQNYFSYYFQKRNEDLILEEVEVVLQQKAKEKRKAFVEDLIRSDWDQLSPEELFKKGTVPELVWKYKEMVQKKCAEGSQELNDAKHVI; from the exons ATGGGTCCTGCAAAGATTCAGATGGTGTTCTCCTGTTCCTCCGGTCAGATGGGAAGCTTGTCTGTCTTTGTTCTGTTGCTGTTTGTGAAGACTCTTCTGGGTTTGTCATTCAGCTGTCTAACAAATAACGAGGAGACCAAAGTATATGCCTTAGTCTACTTCGTTCTGCCAGTCATCTTCCTGTTCATTCTGGGCTTGCTGCTGAGGCCGAGAAGATCTCCGGGTTTGTTTACCTCAAGATGTTGCTCCTTTGAGTACTTCTTGTACGTTATGGTACAAGCCGGGAAGGCTCCACTCATCTGGATTCTGCTGTCTATGATTAATGACCAATATCTTGTGTGCTTTGTGGCAAATTCATACTCAAGGGAGCTTAATATTGGTCCTCTTATGCAATCCATTCATGTATATGTCCAG atTGTCGGTCTAGCAGGCCTGGTTGTACTTTTGATTTTGGATTACGGAATACCGCAGTCCACATGGGCACAGAATTACTTCTCCTACTACTTCCAGAAGCGGAATGAAGATCTCATCCTGGAGGAAGTGGAGGTTGTGCTACAACAGAAAGCGAAGGAGAAAAGGAAGGCCTTTGTGGAGGACTTGATCCGATCTGATTGGGATCAGTTATCACCCGAAGAACTCTTTAAGAAGGGGACGGTGCCGGAGCTCGTGTGGAAGTATAAGGAGATGGTGCAGAAAAAATGTGCTGAGGGTAGTCAGGAGCTAAATGATGCAAAACATGTTATATAA